In one window of Paraflavitalea soli DNA:
- a CDS encoding peptidylprolyl isomerase produces MKNGLWVLLMLFAVPVFAQKTVYEDFQKITTLDQAQKYIDAHPELKPTILKLSAGRDSSLIEKRLLRQKKGDVFSVGYVTYKVVEATESVQYRAQYIFLDGGSLTPSQVDSLKKVIVQKANSGVSFDKLSDEYTMDGNTTKGDTDWFFGELMFPKELQDAVAKNAKGAIFFVDVSEKGWHYIVKKTYDDAVKKDIVVLRANGR; encoded by the coding sequence ATGAAAAATGGCCTTTGGGTTTTATTAATGCTCTTTGCTGTGCCGGTGTTTGCCCAAAAAACGGTGTACGAGGATTTTCAGAAGATCACAACGCTTGATCAGGCGCAAAAATACATCGATGCGCATCCTGAGTTGAAGCCTACCATCCTTAAGTTATCAGCTGGTAGAGATTCTTCCCTGATTGAAAAGCGTTTATTGCGTCAAAAGAAAGGGGATGTATTTTCTGTGGGATATGTTACTTATAAAGTGGTTGAAGCAACCGAATCGGTACAATACCGGGCGCAGTATATTTTCCTGGATGGAGGATCCTTAACCCCTTCACAGGTAGATAGCCTGAAAAAGGTAATTGTTCAAAAGGCTAATTCCGGCGTTTCATTTGATAAGTTGTCTGATGAATATACGATGGATGGTAATACTACCAAAGGTGATACAGATTGGTTTTTTGGTGAGCTGATGTTCCCCAAAGAACTTCAGGATGCAGTGGCCAAGAATGCTAAAGGAGCGATCTTCTTTGTGGATGTATCGGAGAAAGGCTGGCACTACATCGTTAAGAAGACTTATGATGACGCGGTGAAGAAAGATATTGTGGTGTTGCGGGCCAATGGAAGATAA
- the mnmE gene encoding tRNA uridine-5-carboxymethylaminomethyl(34) synthesis GTPase MnmE, with product MAAKLLGWDDTIVALATPPGIGAIGVIRISGSRSFEIINQLFPSKDLLQQASHTLHVGYLKEGPKVLDEVVVSLFKGPRSYTGEDVIEISCHGSPYVQQQVIQACVHLGARLAKPGEFTQRAFLQGKLDLTQAEAVADLIASNTEASRKAALHNIRGGFSEVLKQLRDQLLSFSALIELELDFSQEDVEFADRTRFYALIREAREAVERLLHSFKLGNVIKNGVQVAIVGKPNAGKSTLLNALLNENRAIVSDIAGTTRDTIEEILNIDGILFRLVDTAGIREHTSDIIESIGVERSLAKMKQADVVIYLFDVNSTTIPELEAVKHDLDRQQIKYLLVGNKSDLANDLIRNSFDARATILFIAAKENEHVEVLKERLVDMVLQGKFQTEDTVVTNARHYHALQEVLKSLQDIHAGLDNNIPGDLLALDIRRCLHYLGEITGEITTEDQLDYIFSKFCIGK from the coding sequence ATGGCAGCAAAGCTTTTGGGATGGGACGATACGATTGTGGCCCTGGCCACACCGCCGGGTATTGGCGCTATTGGGGTGATCAGGATCAGCGGAAGCCGGTCGTTTGAGATCATCAACCAGCTATTCCCTTCCAAAGACCTGCTGCAGCAAGCTTCCCATACCCTGCATGTAGGTTACCTGAAAGAAGGGCCAAAAGTGTTGGATGAGGTGGTTGTGTCCCTGTTCAAAGGTCCACGTTCCTATACCGGGGAGGATGTGATTGAAATATCCTGTCATGGCTCTCCCTATGTCCAGCAACAGGTGATCCAAGCCTGCGTGCACCTGGGCGCCCGGCTGGCCAAACCAGGGGAATTTACCCAGCGTGCTTTTTTGCAGGGCAAGCTGGACCTTACCCAGGCAGAAGCCGTGGCCGACCTGATTGCCAGTAATACCGAAGCATCGCGCAAAGCCGCCCTGCACAATATTCGGGGTGGGTTTTCGGAAGTACTAAAGCAATTGCGAGATCAGCTATTGTCATTCTCAGCCCTGATAGAGCTGGAACTGGACTTTTCCCAAGAGGATGTAGAGTTTGCCGACCGTACCAGGTTTTATGCCCTCATCCGGGAAGCCCGGGAGGCTGTAGAACGCCTGCTGCATTCCTTTAAGCTGGGCAATGTGATCAAAAATGGGGTGCAGGTAGCCATTGTAGGAAAACCCAATGCAGGGAAGTCCACTTTGCTAAACGCCCTCCTCAATGAGAACCGCGCCATTGTAAGCGATATTGCCGGCACCACCCGCGATACCATTGAAGAGATATTAAACATAGATGGCATCCTGTTCAGGCTGGTAGATACTGCTGGTATACGCGAACACACCAGTGATATCATAGAGAGTATTGGTGTGGAAAGAAGCCTGGCCAAAATGAAGCAGGCCGATGTAGTGATCTATTTGTTTGATGTGAACAGCACCACTATACCCGAACTGGAAGCCGTAAAACATGACCTTGACCGTCAGCAGATCAAATACCTGTTGGTAGGCAATAAAAGCGACCTGGCCAATGACCTTATCCGGAATTCCTTCGATGCCCGGGCTACTATCTTGTTTATTGCTGCCAAAGAAAATGAGCATGTGGAAGTACTCAAAGAGCGCCTGGTAGATATGGTGCTGCAGGGTAAGTTCCAAACCGAGGATACCGTTGTCACCAATGCCCGTCATTACCATGCGCTGCAGGAAGTTCTAAAATCACTACAGGATATTCATGCAGGTCTTGATAACAATATTCCCGGTGATCTGCTGGCGCTGGACATACGTAGGTGCCTGCATTACCTGGGCGAGATCACTGGTGAGATCACTACCGAAGATCAGTTGGATTATATCTTTAGTAAGTTCTGTATCGGAAAGTAA